From the Homo sapiens chromosome 1, GRCh38.p14 Primary Assembly genome, one window contains:
- the DENND2D gene encoding DENN domain-containing protein 2D isoform X2, which translates to MPYMKHEFDGGPPQDNSGEALKEPERAQEHSLPNFAGGQHFFEYLLVVSLKKKRSEDDYEPIITYQFPKRENLLRGQQEEEERLLKAIPLFCFPDGNEWASLTEYPRETFSFVLTNVDGSRKIGYCRRLLPAGPGPRLPKVYCIISCIGCFGLFSKILDEVEKRHQISMAVIYPFMQGLREAAFPAPGKTVTLKSFIPDSGTEFISLTRPLDSHLEHVDFSSLLHCLSFEQILQIFASAVLERKIIFLAEGLSTLSQCIHAAAALLYPFSWAHTYIPVVPESLLATVCCPTPFMVGVQMRFQQEVMDSPMEEVLLVNLCEGTFLMSVGDEKDILPPKLQDDILDSLGQGINELKTAEQINEHVSGPFVQFFVKIVGHYASYIKREANGQGHFQERSFCKALTSKTNRRFVKKFVKTQLFSLFIQEAEKSKNPPAGYFQQKILEYEEQKKQKKPREKTVK; encoded by the exons GACCACCCCAGGACAATTCAGGGGAAGCTTTAAAGGAACCAGAAAGGGCCCAGGAGCACTCTTTGCCCAACTTTGCTGGGGGGCAGCACTTCTTTGAATACCTTCTTGTGGTTTCTCTCAAAAAGAAGCGTTCAGAGGATGATTACGAGCCTATAATCACCTACCAATTTCCCAAG CGGGAGAACCTGCTTCGGGgtcagcaggaggaggaggagcggcTGCTCAAAGCTATCCCCTTGTTCTGCTTCCCAGATGGGAATGAGTGGGCATCACTCACCGAGTATCCCAG GGAGACCTTCTCCTTCGTTCTGACCAATGTGGATGGGAGCAGAAAGATTGGATACTGCAGGCGCCTCTTG CCTGCCGGCCCTGGCCCTCGCCTTCCCAAAGTGTACTGCATCATCAGCTGCATCGGCTGCTTCGGCTTGTTCTCCAAG ATCCTGGATGAAGTGGAGAAGAGACATCAGATCTCCATGGCTGTCATCTACCCGTTCATGCAGGGCCTCCGAGAGGCAGCCTTCCCTGCTCCTGGGAAGACTGTCACTCTCAAGAGCTTCATCCCCGACTCAGGCACTGAG TTCATTTCACTGACACGGCCCCTGGACTCCCACCTAGAACATGTGGATTTTAGTTCTCTATTGCACTGTCTCAGTTTTGAACAGATACTTCAGATCTTTGCCTCTGCCGTGCTGGAGAGAAAAATCATCTTCCTGGCGGAAGGTCTCAG CACCTTGTCTCAGTGCATCCATGCTGCTGCCGCACTGCTCTACCCCTTCAGCTGGGCGCACACCTACATCCCTGTTGTCCCTGAGAGCCTTCTGGCCACCGTCTGCTGCCCCACCCCCTTCATGGTTGGAGTACAAATGCGCTTCCAGCAGGAGGTCATGGACAGCCCTATGGAAGAG GTCCTGCTGGTCAATCTTTGTGAAGGAACCTTCTTAATGTCG GTTGGTGATGAAAAAGACATCCTGCCACCGAAGCTTCAGGATGACATCTTAGACTCTCTTGGTCAGGGGATCAATGAGTTAAAGA CTGCAGAACAAATCAACGAGCATGTTTCAGGCCCCTTTGTGCAGTTCTTTGTCAAGATTGTGGGCCATTATGCTTCCTATATCAAGCGGGAGGCAAATGGGCAAGGCCACTTCCAAGAAAGATCCTTCTGTAAGGCTCTGACCTCCAAGACCAACCGCCGATTTGTGAAGAAGTTTGTGAAGACACAGCTCTTCTCACTTTTCATCCAGGAAGCCGAGAAGAGCAAGAATCCTCCTGCAG GCTATTTCCAACAGAAAATACTTGAATATGAGgaacagaagaaacagaagaaaccaAGGGAAAAAACTGTGAAATAA
- the DENND2D gene encoding DENN domain-containing protein 2D isoform b (isoform b is encoded by transcript variant 2): MDGLGRRLRASLRLKRGHGGPPQDNSGEALKEPERAQEHSLPNFAGGQHFFEYLLVVSLKKKRSEDDYEPIITYQFPKRENLLRGQQEEEERLLKAIPLFCFPDGNEWASLTEYPRETFSFVLTNVDGSRKIGYCRRLLPAGPGPRLPKVYCIISCIGCFGLFSKILDEVEKRHQISMAVIYPFMQGLREAAFPAPGKTVTLKSFIPDSGTEFISLTRPLDSHLEHVDFSSLLHCLSFEQILQIFASAVLERKIIFLAEGLSTLSQCIHAAAALLYPFSWAHTYIPVVPESLLATVCCPTPFMVGVQMRFQQEVMDSPMEEVLLVNLCEGTFLMSVGDEKDILPPKLQDDILDSLGQGINELKTAEQINEHVSGPFVQFFVKIVGHYASYIKREANGQGHFQERSFCKALTSKTNRRFVKKFVKTQLFSLFIQEAEKSKNPPAGYFQQKILEYEEQKKQKKPREKTVK, from the exons GACCACCCCAGGACAATTCAGGGGAAGCTTTAAAGGAACCAGAAAGGGCCCAGGAGCACTCTTTGCCCAACTTTGCTGGGGGGCAGCACTTCTTTGAATACCTTCTTGTGGTTTCTCTCAAAAAGAAGCGTTCAGAGGATGATTACGAGCCTATAATCACCTACCAATTTCCCAAG CGGGAGAACCTGCTTCGGGgtcagcaggaggaggaggagcggcTGCTCAAAGCTATCCCCTTGTTCTGCTTCCCAGATGGGAATGAGTGGGCATCACTCACCGAGTATCCCAG GGAGACCTTCTCCTTCGTTCTGACCAATGTGGATGGGAGCAGAAAGATTGGATACTGCAGGCGCCTCTTG CCTGCCGGCCCTGGCCCTCGCCTTCCCAAAGTGTACTGCATCATCAGCTGCATCGGCTGCTTCGGCTTGTTCTCCAAG ATCCTGGATGAAGTGGAGAAGAGACATCAGATCTCCATGGCTGTCATCTACCCGTTCATGCAGGGCCTCCGAGAGGCAGCCTTCCCTGCTCCTGGGAAGACTGTCACTCTCAAGAGCTTCATCCCCGACTCAGGCACTGAG TTCATTTCACTGACACGGCCCCTGGACTCCCACCTAGAACATGTGGATTTTAGTTCTCTATTGCACTGTCTCAGTTTTGAACAGATACTTCAGATCTTTGCCTCTGCCGTGCTGGAGAGAAAAATCATCTTCCTGGCGGAAGGTCTCAG CACCTTGTCTCAGTGCATCCATGCTGCTGCCGCACTGCTCTACCCCTTCAGCTGGGCGCACACCTACATCCCTGTTGTCCCTGAGAGCCTTCTGGCCACCGTCTGCTGCCCCACCCCCTTCATGGTTGGAGTACAAATGCGCTTCCAGCAGGAGGTCATGGACAGCCCTATGGAAGAG GTCCTGCTGGTCAATCTTTGTGAAGGAACCTTCTTAATGTCG GTTGGTGATGAAAAAGACATCCTGCCACCGAAGCTTCAGGATGACATCTTAGACTCTCTTGGTCAGGGGATCAATGAGTTAAAGA CTGCAGAACAAATCAACGAGCATGTTTCAGGCCCCTTTGTGCAGTTCTTTGTCAAGATTGTGGGCCATTATGCTTCCTATATCAAGCGGGAGGCAAATGGGCAAGGCCACTTCCAAGAAAGATCCTTCTGTAAGGCTCTGACCTCCAAGACCAACCGCCGATTTGTGAAGAAGTTTGTGAAGACACAGCTCTTCTCACTTTTCATCCAGGAAGCCGAGAAGAGCAAGAATCCTCCTGCAG GCTATTTCCAACAGAAAATACTTGAATATGAGgaacagaagaaacagaagaaaccaAGGGAAAAAACTGTGAAATAA
- the DENND2D gene encoding DENN domain-containing protein 2D isoform X1: MDGLGRRLRASLRLKRGHGGHWRLNEMPYMKHEFDGGPPQDNSGEALKEPERAQEHSLPNFAGGQHFFEYLLVVSLKKKRSEDDYEPIITYQFPKRENLLRGQQEEEERLLKAIPLFCFPDGNEWASLTEYPRETFSFVLTNVDGSRKIGYCRRLLPAGPGPRLPKVYCIISCIGCFGLFSKILDEVEKRHQISMAVIYPFMQGLREAAFPAPGKTVTLKSFIPDSGTEFISLTRPLDSHLEHVDFSSLLHCLSFEQILQIFASAVLERKIIFLAEGLSTLSQCIHAAAALLYPFSWAHTYIPVVPESLLATVCCPTPFMVGVQMRFQQEVMDSPMEEVLLVNLCEGTFLMSVGDEKDILPPKLQDDILDSLGQGINELKTAEQINEHVSGPFVQFFVKIVGHYASYIKREANGQGHFQERSFCKALTSKTNRRFVKKFVKTQLFSLFIQEAEKSKNPPAGYFQQKILEYEEQKKQKKPREKTVK; the protein is encoded by the exons GACCACCCCAGGACAATTCAGGGGAAGCTTTAAAGGAACCAGAAAGGGCCCAGGAGCACTCTTTGCCCAACTTTGCTGGGGGGCAGCACTTCTTTGAATACCTTCTTGTGGTTTCTCTCAAAAAGAAGCGTTCAGAGGATGATTACGAGCCTATAATCACCTACCAATTTCCCAAG CGGGAGAACCTGCTTCGGGgtcagcaggaggaggaggagcggcTGCTCAAAGCTATCCCCTTGTTCTGCTTCCCAGATGGGAATGAGTGGGCATCACTCACCGAGTATCCCAG GGAGACCTTCTCCTTCGTTCTGACCAATGTGGATGGGAGCAGAAAGATTGGATACTGCAGGCGCCTCTTG CCTGCCGGCCCTGGCCCTCGCCTTCCCAAAGTGTACTGCATCATCAGCTGCATCGGCTGCTTCGGCTTGTTCTCCAAG ATCCTGGATGAAGTGGAGAAGAGACATCAGATCTCCATGGCTGTCATCTACCCGTTCATGCAGGGCCTCCGAGAGGCAGCCTTCCCTGCTCCTGGGAAGACTGTCACTCTCAAGAGCTTCATCCCCGACTCAGGCACTGAG TTCATTTCACTGACACGGCCCCTGGACTCCCACCTAGAACATGTGGATTTTAGTTCTCTATTGCACTGTCTCAGTTTTGAACAGATACTTCAGATCTTTGCCTCTGCCGTGCTGGAGAGAAAAATCATCTTCCTGGCGGAAGGTCTCAG CACCTTGTCTCAGTGCATCCATGCTGCTGCCGCACTGCTCTACCCCTTCAGCTGGGCGCACACCTACATCCCTGTTGTCCCTGAGAGCCTTCTGGCCACCGTCTGCTGCCCCACCCCCTTCATGGTTGGAGTACAAATGCGCTTCCAGCAGGAGGTCATGGACAGCCCTATGGAAGAG GTCCTGCTGGTCAATCTTTGTGAAGGAACCTTCTTAATGTCG GTTGGTGATGAAAAAGACATCCTGCCACCGAAGCTTCAGGATGACATCTTAGACTCTCTTGGTCAGGGGATCAATGAGTTAAAGA CTGCAGAACAAATCAACGAGCATGTTTCAGGCCCCTTTGTGCAGTTCTTTGTCAAGATTGTGGGCCATTATGCTTCCTATATCAAGCGGGAGGCAAATGGGCAAGGCCACTTCCAAGAAAGATCCTTCTGTAAGGCTCTGACCTCCAAGACCAACCGCCGATTTGTGAAGAAGTTTGTGAAGACACAGCTCTTCTCACTTTTCATCCAGGAAGCCGAGAAGAGCAAGAATCCTCCTGCAG GCTATTTCCAACAGAAAATACTTGAATATGAGgaacagaagaaacagaagaaaccaAGGGAAAAAACTGTGAAATAA
- the DENND2D gene encoding DENN domain-containing protein 2D isoform a (isoform a is encoded by transcript variant 1), whose product MEGQVVGRVFRLFQRRLLQLRAGPPQDNSGEALKEPERAQEHSLPNFAGGQHFFEYLLVVSLKKKRSEDDYEPIITYQFPKRENLLRGQQEEEERLLKAIPLFCFPDGNEWASLTEYPRETFSFVLTNVDGSRKIGYCRRLLPAGPGPRLPKVYCIISCIGCFGLFSKILDEVEKRHQISMAVIYPFMQGLREAAFPAPGKTVTLKSFIPDSGTEFISLTRPLDSHLEHVDFSSLLHCLSFEQILQIFASAVLERKIIFLAEGLSTLSQCIHAAAALLYPFSWAHTYIPVVPESLLATVCCPTPFMVGVQMRFQQEVMDSPMEEVLLVNLCEGTFLMSVGDEKDILPPKLQDDILDSLGQGINELKTAEQINEHVSGPFVQFFVKIVGHYASYIKREANGQGHFQERSFCKALTSKTNRRFVKKFVKTQLFSLFIQEAEKSKNPPAGYFQQKILEYEEQKKQKKPREKTVK is encoded by the exons GACCACCCCAGGACAATTCAGGGGAAGCTTTAAAGGAACCAGAAAGGGCCCAGGAGCACTCTTTGCCCAACTTTGCTGGGGGGCAGCACTTCTTTGAATACCTTCTTGTGGTTTCTCTCAAAAAGAAGCGTTCAGAGGATGATTACGAGCCTATAATCACCTACCAATTTCCCAAG CGGGAGAACCTGCTTCGGGgtcagcaggaggaggaggagcggcTGCTCAAAGCTATCCCCTTGTTCTGCTTCCCAGATGGGAATGAGTGGGCATCACTCACCGAGTATCCCAG GGAGACCTTCTCCTTCGTTCTGACCAATGTGGATGGGAGCAGAAAGATTGGATACTGCAGGCGCCTCTTG CCTGCCGGCCCTGGCCCTCGCCTTCCCAAAGTGTACTGCATCATCAGCTGCATCGGCTGCTTCGGCTTGTTCTCCAAG ATCCTGGATGAAGTGGAGAAGAGACATCAGATCTCCATGGCTGTCATCTACCCGTTCATGCAGGGCCTCCGAGAGGCAGCCTTCCCTGCTCCTGGGAAGACTGTCACTCTCAAGAGCTTCATCCCCGACTCAGGCACTGAG TTCATTTCACTGACACGGCCCCTGGACTCCCACCTAGAACATGTGGATTTTAGTTCTCTATTGCACTGTCTCAGTTTTGAACAGATACTTCAGATCTTTGCCTCTGCCGTGCTGGAGAGAAAAATCATCTTCCTGGCGGAAGGTCTCAG CACCTTGTCTCAGTGCATCCATGCTGCTGCCGCACTGCTCTACCCCTTCAGCTGGGCGCACACCTACATCCCTGTTGTCCCTGAGAGCCTTCTGGCCACCGTCTGCTGCCCCACCCCCTTCATGGTTGGAGTACAAATGCGCTTCCAGCAGGAGGTCATGGACAGCCCTATGGAAGAG GTCCTGCTGGTCAATCTTTGTGAAGGAACCTTCTTAATGTCG GTTGGTGATGAAAAAGACATCCTGCCACCGAAGCTTCAGGATGACATCTTAGACTCTCTTGGTCAGGGGATCAATGAGTTAAAGA CTGCAGAACAAATCAACGAGCATGTTTCAGGCCCCTTTGTGCAGTTCTTTGTCAAGATTGTGGGCCATTATGCTTCCTATATCAAGCGGGAGGCAAATGGGCAAGGCCACTTCCAAGAAAGATCCTTCTGTAAGGCTCTGACCTCCAAGACCAACCGCCGATTTGTGAAGAAGTTTGTGAAGACACAGCTCTTCTCACTTTTCATCCAGGAAGCCGAGAAGAGCAAGAATCCTCCTGCAG GCTATTTCCAACAGAAAATACTTGAATATGAGgaacagaagaaacagaagaaaccaAGGGAAAAAACTGTGAAATAA
- the DENND2D gene encoding DENN domain-containing protein 2D isoform X6 — protein MAVIYPFMQGLREAAFPAPGKTVTLKSFIPDSGTEFISLTRPLDSHLEHVDFSSLLHCLSFEQILQIFASAVLERKIIFLAEGLSTLSQCIHAAAALLYPFSWAHTYIPVVPESLLATVCCPTPFMVGVQMRFQQEVMDSPMEEVLLVNLCEGTFLMSVGDEKDILPPKLQDDILDSLGQGINELKTAEQINEHVSGPFVQFFVKIVGHYASYIKREANGQGHFQERSFCKALTSKTNRRFVKKFVKTQLFSLFIQEAEKSKNPPAGYFQQKILEYEEQKKQKKPREKTVK, from the exons ATGGCTGTCATCTACCCGTTCATGCAGGGCCTCCGAGAGGCAGCCTTCCCTGCTCCTGGGAAGACTGTCACTCTCAAGAGCTTCATCCCCGACTCAGGCACTGAG TTCATTTCACTGACACGGCCCCTGGACTCCCACCTAGAACATGTGGATTTTAGTTCTCTATTGCACTGTCTCAGTTTTGAACAGATACTTCAGATCTTTGCCTCTGCCGTGCTGGAGAGAAAAATCATCTTCCTGGCGGAAGGTCTCAG CACCTTGTCTCAGTGCATCCATGCTGCTGCCGCACTGCTCTACCCCTTCAGCTGGGCGCACACCTACATCCCTGTTGTCCCTGAGAGCCTTCTGGCCACCGTCTGCTGCCCCACCCCCTTCATGGTTGGAGTACAAATGCGCTTCCAGCAGGAGGTCATGGACAGCCCTATGGAAGAG GTCCTGCTGGTCAATCTTTGTGAAGGAACCTTCTTAATGTCG GTTGGTGATGAAAAAGACATCCTGCCACCGAAGCTTCAGGATGACATCTTAGACTCTCTTGGTCAGGGGATCAATGAGTTAAAGA CTGCAGAACAAATCAACGAGCATGTTTCAGGCCCCTTTGTGCAGTTCTTTGTCAAGATTGTGGGCCATTATGCTTCCTATATCAAGCGGGAGGCAAATGGGCAAGGCCACTTCCAAGAAAGATCCTTCTGTAAGGCTCTGACCTCCAAGACCAACCGCCGATTTGTGAAGAAGTTTGTGAAGACACAGCTCTTCTCACTTTTCATCCAGGAAGCCGAGAAGAGCAAGAATCCTCCTGCAG GCTATTTCCAACAGAAAATACTTGAATATGAGgaacagaagaaacagaagaaaccaAGGGAAAAAACTGTGAAATAA
- the DENND2D gene encoding DENN domain-containing protein 2D isoform X3, with the protein MWMGAERLDTAGASWSVQLRTAPSFLQSAQLHGWACSSLSCKTPGLLAALVVEKAQPRTCCHASAPSAAPQARGPDAPSPAAGQALPAGPGPRLPKVYCIISCIGCFGLFSKILDEVEKRHQISMAVIYPFMQGLREAAFPAPGKTVTLKSFIPDSGTEFISLTRPLDSHLEHVDFSSLLHCLSFEQILQIFASAVLERKIIFLAEGLSTLSQCIHAAAALLYPFSWAHTYIPVVPESLLATVCCPTPFMVGVQMRFQQEVMDSPMEEVLLVNLCEGTFLMSVGDEKDILPPKLQDDILDSLGQGINELKTAEQINEHVSGPFVQFFVKIVGHYASYIKREANGQGHFQERSFCKALTSKTNRRFVKKFVKTQLFSLFIQEAEKSKNPPAGYFQQKILEYEEQKKQKKPREKTVK; encoded by the exons ATGTGGATGGGAGCAGAAAGATTGGATACTGCAGGCGCCTCTTGGTCTGTGCAGCTCAGAACTGCCCCTTCCTTTCTGCAGTCTGCTCAGCTCCACGGCTGGGCTTGCTCAAGCCTGAGCTGCAAAACTCCGGGCTTATTGGCAGCACTGGTTGTAGAAAAAGCACAGCCCAGGACCTGCTGCCATGCTAGTGCTCCCTCTGCAGCCCCACAAGCACGAGGACCTGATGCCCCTTCTCCCGCTGCTGGTCAGGCTCTG CCTGCCGGCCCTGGCCCTCGCCTTCCCAAAGTGTACTGCATCATCAGCTGCATCGGCTGCTTCGGCTTGTTCTCCAAG ATCCTGGATGAAGTGGAGAAGAGACATCAGATCTCCATGGCTGTCATCTACCCGTTCATGCAGGGCCTCCGAGAGGCAGCCTTCCCTGCTCCTGGGAAGACTGTCACTCTCAAGAGCTTCATCCCCGACTCAGGCACTGAG TTCATTTCACTGACACGGCCCCTGGACTCCCACCTAGAACATGTGGATTTTAGTTCTCTATTGCACTGTCTCAGTTTTGAACAGATACTTCAGATCTTTGCCTCTGCCGTGCTGGAGAGAAAAATCATCTTCCTGGCGGAAGGTCTCAG CACCTTGTCTCAGTGCATCCATGCTGCTGCCGCACTGCTCTACCCCTTCAGCTGGGCGCACACCTACATCCCTGTTGTCCCTGAGAGCCTTCTGGCCACCGTCTGCTGCCCCACCCCCTTCATGGTTGGAGTACAAATGCGCTTCCAGCAGGAGGTCATGGACAGCCCTATGGAAGAG GTCCTGCTGGTCAATCTTTGTGAAGGAACCTTCTTAATGTCG GTTGGTGATGAAAAAGACATCCTGCCACCGAAGCTTCAGGATGACATCTTAGACTCTCTTGGTCAGGGGATCAATGAGTTAAAGA CTGCAGAACAAATCAACGAGCATGTTTCAGGCCCCTTTGTGCAGTTCTTTGTCAAGATTGTGGGCCATTATGCTTCCTATATCAAGCGGGAGGCAAATGGGCAAGGCCACTTCCAAGAAAGATCCTTCTGTAAGGCTCTGACCTCCAAGACCAACCGCCGATTTGTGAAGAAGTTTGTGAAGACACAGCTCTTCTCACTTTTCATCCAGGAAGCCGAGAAGAGCAAGAATCCTCCTGCAG GCTATTTCCAACAGAAAATACTTGAATATGAGgaacagaagaaacagaagaaaccaAGGGAAAAAACTGTGAAATAA
- the DENND2D gene encoding DENN domain-containing protein 2D isoform X4, giving the protein MDGLGRRLRASLRLKRGHGGHWRLNEMPYMKHEFDGGPPQDNSGEALKEPERAQEHSLPNFAGGQHFFEYLLVVSLKKKRSEDDYEPIITYQFPKRENLLRGQQEEEERLLKAIPLFCFPDGNEWASLTEYPRETFSFVLTNVDGSRKIGYCRRLLPAGPGPRLPKVYCIISCIGCFGLFSKILDEVEKRHQISMAVIYPFMQGLREAAFPAPGKTVTLKSFIPDSGTEFISLTRPLDSHLEHVDFSSLLHCLSFEQILQIFASAVLERKIIFLAEGLSTLSQCIHAAAALLYPFSWAHTYIPVVPESLLATVCCPTPFMVGVQMRFQQEVMDSPMEELQLPGSRGSSPDGQSDSGFWSCWSIFVKEPS; this is encoded by the exons GACCACCCCAGGACAATTCAGGGGAAGCTTTAAAGGAACCAGAAAGGGCCCAGGAGCACTCTTTGCCCAACTTTGCTGGGGGGCAGCACTTCTTTGAATACCTTCTTGTGGTTTCTCTCAAAAAGAAGCGTTCAGAGGATGATTACGAGCCTATAATCACCTACCAATTTCCCAAG CGGGAGAACCTGCTTCGGGgtcagcaggaggaggaggagcggcTGCTCAAAGCTATCCCCTTGTTCTGCTTCCCAGATGGGAATGAGTGGGCATCACTCACCGAGTATCCCAG GGAGACCTTCTCCTTCGTTCTGACCAATGTGGATGGGAGCAGAAAGATTGGATACTGCAGGCGCCTCTTG CCTGCCGGCCCTGGCCCTCGCCTTCCCAAAGTGTACTGCATCATCAGCTGCATCGGCTGCTTCGGCTTGTTCTCCAAG ATCCTGGATGAAGTGGAGAAGAGACATCAGATCTCCATGGCTGTCATCTACCCGTTCATGCAGGGCCTCCGAGAGGCAGCCTTCCCTGCTCCTGGGAAGACTGTCACTCTCAAGAGCTTCATCCCCGACTCAGGCACTGAG TTCATTTCACTGACACGGCCCCTGGACTCCCACCTAGAACATGTGGATTTTAGTTCTCTATTGCACTGTCTCAGTTTTGAACAGATACTTCAGATCTTTGCCTCTGCCGTGCTGGAGAGAAAAATCATCTTCCTGGCGGAAGGTCTCAG CACCTTGTCTCAGTGCATCCATGCTGCTGCCGCACTGCTCTACCCCTTCAGCTGGGCGCACACCTACATCCCTGTTGTCCCTGAGAGCCTTCTGGCCACCGTCTGCTGCCCCACCCCCTTCATGGTTGGAGTACAAATGCGCTTCCAGCAGGAGGTCATGGACAGCCCTATGGAAGAG CTCCAGCTCCCTGGAAGCCGTGGCTCCTCTCCTGATGGCCAGTCAGACTCTGGCTTTTG GTCCTGCTGGTCAATCTTTGTGAAGGAACCTTCTTAA
- the DENND2D gene encoding DENN domain-containing protein 2D isoform X5, which produces MEGQVVGRVFRLFQRRLLQLRAGPPQDNSGEALKEPERAQEHSLPNFAGGQHFFEYLLVVSLKKKRSEDDYEPIITYQFPKRENLLRGQQEEEERLLKAIPLFCFPDGNEWASLTEYPRETFSFVLTNVDGSRKIGYCRRLLPAGPGPRLPKVYCIISCIGCFGLFSKILDEVEKRHQISMAVIYPFMQGLREAAFPAPGKTVTLKSFIPDSGTEFISLTRPLDSHLEHVDFSSLLHCLSFEQILQIFASAVLERKIIFLAEGLSTLSQCIHAAAALLYPFSWAHTYIPVVPESLLATVCCPTPFMVGVQMRFQQEVMDSPMEELQLPGSRGSSPDGQSDSGFWSCWSIFVKEPS; this is translated from the exons GACCACCCCAGGACAATTCAGGGGAAGCTTTAAAGGAACCAGAAAGGGCCCAGGAGCACTCTTTGCCCAACTTTGCTGGGGGGCAGCACTTCTTTGAATACCTTCTTGTGGTTTCTCTCAAAAAGAAGCGTTCAGAGGATGATTACGAGCCTATAATCACCTACCAATTTCCCAAG CGGGAGAACCTGCTTCGGGgtcagcaggaggaggaggagcggcTGCTCAAAGCTATCCCCTTGTTCTGCTTCCCAGATGGGAATGAGTGGGCATCACTCACCGAGTATCCCAG GGAGACCTTCTCCTTCGTTCTGACCAATGTGGATGGGAGCAGAAAGATTGGATACTGCAGGCGCCTCTTG CCTGCCGGCCCTGGCCCTCGCCTTCCCAAAGTGTACTGCATCATCAGCTGCATCGGCTGCTTCGGCTTGTTCTCCAAG ATCCTGGATGAAGTGGAGAAGAGACATCAGATCTCCATGGCTGTCATCTACCCGTTCATGCAGGGCCTCCGAGAGGCAGCCTTCCCTGCTCCTGGGAAGACTGTCACTCTCAAGAGCTTCATCCCCGACTCAGGCACTGAG TTCATTTCACTGACACGGCCCCTGGACTCCCACCTAGAACATGTGGATTTTAGTTCTCTATTGCACTGTCTCAGTTTTGAACAGATACTTCAGATCTTTGCCTCTGCCGTGCTGGAGAGAAAAATCATCTTCCTGGCGGAAGGTCTCAG CACCTTGTCTCAGTGCATCCATGCTGCTGCCGCACTGCTCTACCCCTTCAGCTGGGCGCACACCTACATCCCTGTTGTCCCTGAGAGCCTTCTGGCCACCGTCTGCTGCCCCACCCCCTTCATGGTTGGAGTACAAATGCGCTTCCAGCAGGAGGTCATGGACAGCCCTATGGAAGAG CTCCAGCTCCCTGGAAGCCGTGGCTCCTCTCCTGATGGCCAGTCAGACTCTGGCTTTTG GTCCTGCTGGTCAATCTTTGTGAAGGAACCTTCTTAA